From the Fulvia fulva chromosome 2, complete sequence genome, one window contains:
- a CDS encoding 3',5'-cyclic-nucleotide phosphodiesterase 1, with the protein MKDTNNEAAGSDIGLHGQEPALHVICLGNSGGPSEENVTAFLVRSIGSEWAKGSLLAVDAGSHLAPITRILEQSFPSISGDRSKAGRGSNGSHASNGDGISLPGRLERASLSPSPAVPEDNPPKPEPTILSEGPFAGLKFPNDSARANALHVLRTYIATYLITHPHLDHLSGFAINTAAFHATSRPKTLAALPSTVNAIKDHIFNDVIWPNLTDEDGGVGFVTFQRLKEGGDVMIGEGEGRGYIDVCDGLSARAFKVSHGTCTKGPPSHHHRGSIPGIPDGSPPYNGSIAGTLQDLGSTAMNRTTSFPHLQSGPPTPGVSSRQSFFNSHPSPAVQATDQHRACVVDSTAFFLRDEYTQREVLIFGDVEPDSISLTPRNHIIWQEAARKIAHGVLGGIFIECSYDDSQVDALLFGHLNPKHLIAELQYLGRQVNEAKSIREAERNTKKRKRSGPNGLDNIAKNVFPENDHRKRSRSLANRTVFADDRRRSSAPDNSTTSAPTDATNRYHPQLDHDMISPQNTSFPRPDSVVDNSTGSTAHHEMPLSGIKILIIHIKDTLKDGPHVSETILTQLKDYEAQLQEEGQGLGCEFVISQSGESYVF; encoded by the coding sequence ATGAAAGACACGAATAATGAAGCGGCGGGCTCAGACATAGGGCTGCATGGTCAGGAACCGGCATTGCACGTCATATGCCTGGGTAATTCAGGCGGACCCAGTGAGGAGAATGTGACGGCCTTCTTGGTACGCTCGATAGGCAGCGAATGGGCTAAAGGCTCGCTGCTGGCAGTAGATGCTGGTTCACATCTTGCGCCCATAACCAGAATCCTCGAACAGAGCTTCCCGAGCATAAGCGGGGACAGGAGCAAGGCTGGCAGGGGCTCGAACGGAAGCCATGCGTCGAATGGGGATGGCATTAGTTTGCCTGGTCGGCTAGAAAGGGCATCATTATCGCCATCGCCTGCTGTGCCAGAAGACAACCCTCCCAAGCCAGAACCCACAATCTTAAGCGAAGGACCATTTGCTGGCCTAAAGTTTCCCAACGACTCAGCCCGTGCGAATGCGCTGCATGTCTTGCGGACTTATATTGCAACCTACCTAATCACGCATCCACACCTTGACCATCTTTCGGGTTTTGCCATCAACACAGCAGCTTTCCATGCGACTTCACGACCCAAGACGCTGGCAGCACTGCCAAGCACAGTCAATGCGATCAAGGACCATATTTTCAACGATGTTATTTGGCCGAACTTGACCGACGAGGATGGCGGTGTCGGCTTTGTCACATTCCAGCGCTTGAAGGAAGGCGGCGATGTCATGATCGGCGAAGGTGAAGGTAGAGGCTACATTGATGTTTGTGATGGATTGAGCGCGAGGGCGTTTAAGGTTTCGCATGGGACATGCACCAAAGGACCGCCGAGCCATCACCATCGGGGAAGCATTCCAGGCATACCAGATGGCAGCCCGCCTTACAATGGCTCCATCGCGGGGACATTACAAGACCTTGGATCTACAGCAATGAACAGGACGACGTCGTTTCCGCACTTGCAGTCAGGTCCTCCGACACCTGGTGTATCGTCTCGGCAGAGCTTCTTCAACAGCCACCCTTCACCTGCGGTACAGGCGACCGATCAGCATCGTGCATGTGTGGTGGACAGCACGGCTTTCTTCTTGCGTGACGAGTATACACAACGGGAGGTGCTGATCTTTGGTGATGTCGAGCCGGACTCCATATCTCTAACGCCCCGAAATCACATCATCTGGCAGGAAGCGGCGCGAAAGATCGCACATGGTGTGTTGGGTGGCATTTTCATCGAGTGCAGCTACGACGACAGCCAAGTAGATGCTCTCCTTTTTGGTCATCTCAACCCAAAGCACCTAATCGCCGAGTTACAGTACCTCGGACGACAAGTCAACGAAGCCAAGTCCATTCGCGAAGCGGAGAGGAACACCAAGAAACGGAAGCGTTCTGGTCCTAATGGTCTGGACAACATTGCTAAGAACGTGTTCCCAGAGAACGACCACCGCAAACGAAGCCGCAGCCTAGCGAATCGAACAGTCTTCGCCGATGACAGACGGCGCAGCAGCGCGCCCGACAACAGCACGACGAGTGCCCCGACGGATGCCACGAATCGCTATCACCCCCAACTAGATCATGACATGATTTCGCCACAGAACACATCTTTTCCGAGACCTGATAGTGTTGTGGACAACAGTACCGGCAGCACTGCTCACCATGAAATGCCTCTTAGTGGCATTAAGATATTGATAATTCACATCAAAGATACCCTTAAGGATGGTCCGCACGTTAGCGAGACTATCTTGACGCAATTGAAAGATTATGAGGCACAACTTCAGGAGGAAGGACAGGGTTTGGGCTGCGAGTTTGTTATCTCGCAAAGTGGGGAGAGCTACGTGTTTTGA
- a CDS encoding Ecp5, whose protein sequence is MNTFTLLLATLPLLAYGRGDNKPGQFNYICEDIPCDEEGVDSWILQACIGIGGTELTAHGGIYDTTGELVGRTAICLCARGQTKAHDYNISGDYPPGVAHLTFDVRAPYWCQSSG, encoded by the exons ATGA ACACTTTTACTCTACTCCTGGCCACACTCCCACTGCTGGCATATGGCAGGGGCGACAATAAGCCCGGCCAGTTCAATTACATT TGCGAAGATATCCCTTGCGACGAAGAGGGGGTCGACAGCTGGATTCTGCAAGCATGCATCGGAATTGGAGGGACTGAGCTTACAGCTCATGGAGGGATATACGACACGACTGGAGAACTCGTTGGCCGGACGGCGATCTGCTTGTGTGCAAGGGGCCAGACGAAGGCGCATGATTATAACATCAGTGGGGATTACCCGCCAGGGGTTGCGCATTTGACGTTTGATGTTCGGGCGCCTTACTGGTGTCAGAGTTCTGGATAG